From the Penicillium oxalicum strain HP7-1 chromosome V, whole genome shotgun sequence genome, one window contains:
- a CDS encoding DNA-directed RNA polymerase III subunit RPC10 translates to MPLVFCPNCSNALTISRADSTTQYPMGVNRFECRTCPYEDIIGDRSYYERTEMKQKEVEDVFGGANEFANADSVATQCPAENCNGDRAYFFQLQIRSADEPMTTFLKVGHPPYILLLPACIEQSMTDGRGEQCTSCGARWREN, encoded by the exons ATGCCGCTCGTTT TCTGTCCTAATTGTAGCAATGCTCTGACCATCTCCCGCGCGGACTCCACGACCCAGTACCCGATGGGTGTGAATCGCTTTGAATGTCGCACTTGCCCGTACGAAGACATCATCGGAGACCGATCATACTACGAGAGGACGGAGATGAAGCAGAAGGAGGTTGAGGATGTCTTTGGCGGGGCCAATGAATTCGCCAATGCCGACAGTGTCGCGA CTCAATGTCCCGCGGAGAATTGCAACGGCGATCGCGCATATTTCTTCCAGCTGCAGATTCGCAGTGCCGACGAGCCGATGACCACGTTCTTAAAGGTTGGTCATCCCCCTTACATCCTGCTCCTTCCCGCTTGCATCGAACAGAGCATGACTGACGGGCGGGGGGAACAGTGCACCAGCTGTGGTGctcggtggagagagaattga
- a CDS encoding translation elongation factor EF-1 alpha, translating into MGKDDKLHINIVVIGHVDSGKSTTTGHLIYKCGGIDSRTIEKFEKEAAELGKGSFKYAWVLDKLKAERERGITIDIALWKFQTAKYEVTVIDAPGHRDFIKNMITGTSQADCAILIIASGTGEFEAGISKDGQTREHALLAFTLGVRQLIVALNKMDTCKWSEDRYNEIVKETSNFIKKVGYNPKSVPFVPISGFNGDNMLEPSPNCPWYKGWEKETKAGKTTGKTLLEAIDAIEPPVRPSNKPLRLPLQDVYKISGIGTVPVGRVETGIIAPGMVVTFAPANVTTEVKSVEMHHTQLKEGVPGDNVGFNVKNVSVKEVRRGNVASDSKNDPAAAAASFNAQVIVLNHPGQVGAGYAPVLDCHTAHIACKFSELLEKIDRRTGKSVEDHPKFIKSGDAAIVKMIPSKPMCVEAFTDYPPLGRFAVRDMRQTVAVGVIKSVDKSAGGAGKVTKAAQKAGKK; encoded by the exons ATGGG TAAGGACGACAAGCTCCACATCAACATCGTCGTTATCGGCCACGTCGATTCCGGCaagtccaccaccaccggtcACCTGATCTACAAGTGCGGTGGTATCGACTCTCGTACCATCGAGAAGTTCGAGAAGGAAGCCGCCGAGCTCGGCAAGGGTTCCTTCAAGTACGCCTGGGTTCTTGACAAGCTGAAGGCTGAGCGTGAGCGTGGTATCACCATCGATATCGCTCTCTGGAAGTTCCAGACCGCCAAGTATGAGGTCACCGTCATTG ACGCCCCCGGTCACCGTGACTTCATCAAGAACATGATCACTGGTACCTCCCAGGCCGATTGCGCTATCCTCATCATTGCCTCCGGTACTGGTGAGTTCGAGGCTGGTATCTCCAAGGATGGCCAGACCCGTGAGCACGCTCTGCTTGCCTTCACCCTCGGTGTCCGCCAGCTCATCGTCGCCCTGAACAAGATGGACACTTGCAAGTGGTCCGAGGACCGTTACAACGAGATTGTCAAGGAGACCTCCAACTTCATCAAGAAGGTTGGCTACAACCCCAAGAGCGTCCCCTTCGTCCCCATCTCCGGCTTCAACGGTGACAACATGCTCGAGCCCTCCCCCAACTGCCCCTGGTACAAGGGttgggagaaggagaccaaGGCCGGCAAGACCACTGGCAAGACCCTCCTCGAGGCCATCGACGCCATTGAGCCCCCCGTCCGTCCCTCCAACAAGCCCCTCCGTCTTCCCCTCCAGGATGTGTACAAGATCTCCGGTATTGGCACAGTTCCCGTCGGCCGTGTCGAGACCGGTATCATCGCTCCCGGCATGGTTGTCACCTTCGCCCCCGCCAACGTCACCACTGAAGTCAAGTCCGTTGAGATGCACCACACCCAGCTCAAGGAGGGTGTCCCCGGTGACAACGTCGGCTTCAACGTCAAGAACGTTTCCGTCAAGGAGGTTCGCCGTGGTAACGTCGCTTCCGACTCCAAGAACGACCCcgccgctgctgccgctTCCTTCAACGCTCAGGTTATCGTCCTGAACCACCCCGGTCAGGTCGGTGCTGGTTACGCGCCCGTTCTGGACTGCCACACTGCCCACATTGCTTGCAAGTTCTCTgagcttctcgagaagatcgaccgCCGTACTGGTAAGTCCGTTGAGGACCACCCCAAGTTCATCAAGTCCGGTGATGCCGCCATCGTCAAGATGATTCCCTCCAAGCCCATGTGTGTTGAGGCTTTCACCGACTACCCCCCTCTCGGCCGTTTCGCCGTCCGTGACATGCGCCAGACCGTTGCCGTCGGTGTCATCAAGTCCGTCGACAAGTCtgccggtggtgccggtAAGGTCACCAAGGCCGCCCAGAAGGCTGGCAAGAAATAA